The following are encoded together in the Marmota flaviventris isolate mMarFla1 chromosome 18, mMarFla1.hap1, whole genome shotgun sequence genome:
- the Pop4 gene encoding ribonuclease P protein subunit p29 isoform X2: MKSVIYRAFSQKEAKEYDVQHQEASQAEAFVRAFLKRSMPHMSQQACEDQLQRKAVVLEYFTRRKRKEKKKKSKGLSARQRRDLRLFDIKPEQQRYSLFLPLHELWKQYIRDLCNGLKPDTQPQMIQAKLLKADLHGAIISVTKSKCPSYVGVTGILLQETKHVFKIITKEDRLKGVAMSG; encoded by the exons ATGAAGA GTGTGATCTACCGTGCTTTTTCTCAGAAAGAGGCAAAAGAGTACGATGTTCAG CATCAGGAAGCAAGTCAGGCAGAGGCCTTTGTGAGGGCCTTCCTAAAGCGGAGCATGCCCCACATGAGCCAACAAGCTTGTGAGGATCAGCTGCAGCGCAAGGCTGTTGTTCTGGAGTACTTCACCCGCAGGAAgcgaaaagagaagaaaaagaaatccaaaggcCTCTCCGCCAGACAGAGGAGGGATCTTCGGCTCTTTGACATTAAACCAGAGCAACAGAG aTACAGTCTTTTTCTCCCTCTGCATGAACTCTGGAAACAGTATATCCGGGACCTGTGCAATGGTCTCAAGCCAGACAC GCAGCCACAGATGATTCAAGCCAAGCTGTTAAAAGCAGATCTTCACGGTGCTATTATTTCAG TCACAAAATCCAAATGCCCTTCATACGTGGGTGTCACAGGAATCCTTCTACAGGAAACAAagcatgttttcaaaattatcacCAAAGAAGATCGTCTGAAAG GGGTTGCCATGTCTGGATGA
- the Pop4 gene encoding ribonuclease P protein subunit p29 isoform X1 produces the protein MKSVIYRAFSQKEAKEYDVQHQEASQAEAFVRAFLKRSMPHMSQQACEDQLQRKAVVLEYFTRRKRKEKKKKSKGLSARQRRDLRLFDIKPEQQRYSLFLPLHELWKQYIRDLCNGLKPDTQPQMIQAKLLKADLHGAIISVTKSKCPSYVGVTGILLQETKHVFKIITKEDRLKVIPKVNCVFTVEIDDFVSYIYGSKFQLRSSERSAKKFKAKGIIDL, from the exons ATGAAGA GTGTGATCTACCGTGCTTTTTCTCAGAAAGAGGCAAAAGAGTACGATGTTCAG CATCAGGAAGCAAGTCAGGCAGAGGCCTTTGTGAGGGCCTTCCTAAAGCGGAGCATGCCCCACATGAGCCAACAAGCTTGTGAGGATCAGCTGCAGCGCAAGGCTGTTGTTCTGGAGTACTTCACCCGCAGGAAgcgaaaagagaagaaaaagaaatccaaaggcCTCTCCGCCAGACAGAGGAGGGATCTTCGGCTCTTTGACATTAAACCAGAGCAACAGAG aTACAGTCTTTTTCTCCCTCTGCATGAACTCTGGAAACAGTATATCCGGGACCTGTGCAATGGTCTCAAGCCAGACAC GCAGCCACAGATGATTCAAGCCAAGCTGTTAAAAGCAGATCTTCACGGTGCTATTATTTCAG TCACAAAATCCAAATGCCCTTCATACGTGGGTGTCACAGGAATCCTTCTACAGGAAACAAagcatgttttcaaaattatcacCAAAGAAGATCGTCTGAAAG TTATCCCCAAGGTAAACTGTGTGTTCACAGTAGAAATTGATGACTTTGTTTCCTACATTTATGGGAGCAAATTCCAGCTTCGGTCAAGTGAACGGTCTGCCAAGAAATTCAAAGCAAAGGGAATAATTGACCTGTGA